From Microbacterium croceum, a single genomic window includes:
- a CDS encoding glucose-6-phosphate dehydrogenase assembly protein OpcA encodes MIIDLPDTTVSQVAKQLVKVREEGGAVALGRVLTLVISARNGVAEAAIDAANDASREHPMRVIVITTGDGDSRLDAQIRVGGDAGASEVVVLHAFGDAASNEESLITGLLLPDAPVVAWWPEAAPVNPAQSPLGKIAQRRITDAATATDVRDRLALLGETHAPGDTDLAWTRLTHWREQLAAVLDQPPYEEITGVEVRGAAASPSTALLAAWLQMALEVPVRWSYEDPSHWEEGIKSVRLTRASGDILLERPTPGVAVLTQPGQPNHDLHLPRRTLRECLAEELRRLDPDVLYGRVITEGWEKLGPPETGE; translated from the coding sequence GTGATCATCGACCTTCCCGACACGACGGTCAGCCAGGTCGCCAAGCAACTGGTGAAGGTGCGCGAGGAGGGCGGCGCCGTCGCACTCGGACGCGTGCTGACCCTCGTCATCTCAGCCCGCAACGGTGTGGCTGAGGCGGCCATCGATGCCGCTAACGACGCCTCCCGCGAGCACCCGATGCGCGTGATCGTCATCACGACCGGTGACGGCGATTCCCGCCTCGACGCGCAGATCCGCGTCGGTGGCGACGCCGGAGCCAGCGAAGTCGTGGTCCTCCACGCGTTCGGCGATGCCGCGAGCAACGAGGAGAGCCTGATCACCGGACTGCTCCTGCCCGATGCTCCTGTCGTCGCCTGGTGGCCGGAAGCAGCCCCCGTGAACCCCGCGCAGTCCCCGCTCGGCAAGATCGCGCAGCGACGCATCACAGATGCCGCGACCGCGACCGACGTGCGCGACCGTCTCGCCCTCCTCGGCGAGACCCACGCCCCGGGAGACACGGATCTGGCATGGACGCGCCTGACGCATTGGCGGGAGCAGCTCGCCGCCGTGCTCGATCAACCGCCCTACGAGGAGATCACCGGGGTGGAGGTCCGCGGTGCCGCCGCATCGCCTTCCACGGCACTGCTGGCCGCATGGCTGCAGATGGCGCTCGAGGTCCCGGTGCGCTGGTCCTATGAGGACCCGTCGCACTGGGAGGAGGGCATCAAGTCGGTCCGCCTGACCCGAGCCTCCGGTGACATCCTGCTCGAGCGTCCGACGCCCGGTGTCGCTGTTCTGACTCAGCCTGGTCAGCCGAACCACGATCTGCACCTCCCGCGTCGCACCCTGCGGGAGTGTCTCGCGGAGGAGCTGCGCAGGCTCGACCCCGACGTCCTGTACGGTCGAGTGATCACTGAGGGCTGGGAGAAGCTGGGTCCGCCCGAGACAGGAGAATGA
- the pgl gene encoding 6-phosphogluconolactonase, with amino-acid sequence MSSQTPSAEKRVVVEPTPAALAASVAERFLTRVRARTRNGRIAHIALTGGSMGGAVLRATAEHPRSASIDWSLVHFWWGDERFVPRDDPDRNALQSRQALLDHIPVPPENVHEVSGPDTGLTLDESAAAYAAELARFGTDEHPWPSFAVCFLGVGPDGHIASLFPDRDEVTVTDAAVLPVRDSPKPPPERVTLTRPVLNSSKRVWLVMTGADKASALGLALAGASYTSVPAAGAKGRKRTVFFVDEAAAAEVSPDLIDPAY; translated from the coding sequence ATGTCGTCGCAGACACCGTCCGCAGAGAAGCGGGTCGTGGTCGAACCCACGCCCGCTGCCCTCGCCGCGAGCGTGGCCGAACGATTCCTGACGCGGGTGCGCGCGCGCACCCGCAACGGCCGTATCGCCCACATCGCGCTGACCGGCGGCTCGATGGGCGGAGCGGTGCTGCGCGCGACGGCGGAGCATCCGCGGTCCGCCTCGATCGATTGGTCGCTCGTGCATTTCTGGTGGGGCGATGAGCGGTTCGTCCCCCGCGACGATCCCGACCGCAACGCGCTGCAGTCGCGTCAGGCGCTCCTCGACCACATCCCGGTCCCGCCGGAGAACGTGCACGAGGTCTCCGGACCCGACACGGGACTCACACTCGACGAGTCGGCGGCGGCGTATGCCGCGGAGTTGGCGCGCTTCGGCACTGACGAGCACCCGTGGCCGTCGTTCGCCGTGTGCTTCCTCGGCGTCGGACCGGACGGCCACATCGCGTCGCTCTTCCCGGATCGCGATGAGGTCACGGTGACGGATGCCGCCGTGCTTCCGGTACGCGACTCCCCCAAGCCGCCCCCGGAGCGGGTCACGCTCACACGCCCCGTCCTCAACTCGTCGAAGCGCGTCTGGCTCGTGATGACCGGGGCCGACAAGGCATCCGCACTCGGCCTGGCTCTCGCCGGCGCGAGCTACACGAGCGTGCCTGCGGCGGGGGCCAAGGGTCGCAAGCGCACCGTGTTCTTCGTCGACGAAGCGGCCGCAGCGGAGGTCTCCCCCGACCTGATCGATCCGGCCTACTGA
- the zwf gene encoding glucose-6-phosphate dehydrogenase yields the protein MSVPISRGQNPLRDPDDRRLNRIAGPSALVIFGVTGDLSRKKLMPAVYDLANRGLLPPGFALVGFARRDWEDQDFAQVVYDAVKQHARTPFREETWAQLLQGIRFVSGEFDNPDSFRKLRETIDQLDVERGTMGNHAFYLSIPPKDFPLVAKQLKDSGLVGENSDDDERWRRVVIEKPFGHDLESARALNAALEVAFPADSIFRIDHYLGKETVQNILALRFANELYEPIWNRNYVDHVQITMAEDIGVGGRAGYYDGIGAARDVIQNHLLQLLALTAMEEPISLSAEHLRAEKEKVLAAVHVPEDLSLATARGQYDGGWQGGEKVTGFLAEEGMNPESTTETYAAIKLEIDTRRWADVPFYLRTGKRLGRRVTEIAVVFKRAPQHLFGRGNASELGQNALVIRVQPDEGVTIRFGSKVPGSGSNVRDVTMDFGYGHAFTEASPEAYERLILDVLLGDPPLFPRHEEVELSWKILDPVEEYWAAEGGPVEQYAPGSWGPASADALLARDGRVWRRP from the coding sequence ATGTCTGTTCCCATCTCGCGCGGGCAGAACCCGCTGCGCGACCCTGACGATCGCCGCCTCAACCGGATCGCGGGGCCCAGCGCTCTCGTGATCTTCGGCGTGACCGGCGATCTGTCGCGCAAGAAGCTCATGCCCGCGGTCTACGACCTCGCCAACCGCGGCCTGCTCCCCCCCGGATTCGCCCTTGTCGGGTTCGCCCGACGAGACTGGGAGGACCAGGACTTCGCGCAGGTCGTGTACGACGCGGTCAAGCAGCACGCGCGGACCCCGTTCCGCGAGGAGACGTGGGCGCAGCTCCTGCAGGGCATCCGCTTCGTCTCGGGCGAGTTCGACAACCCCGACTCGTTCCGCAAGCTGCGCGAAACGATCGACCAGCTCGACGTCGAGCGGGGAACCATGGGCAATCATGCGTTCTACCTCTCCATCCCGCCGAAGGACTTCCCGCTCGTCGCGAAGCAGCTCAAGGACTCGGGACTGGTCGGCGAGAACAGCGACGACGACGAGCGCTGGCGGCGTGTGGTCATCGAGAAGCCGTTCGGACACGACCTGGAGTCGGCGCGCGCGTTGAACGCAGCGCTCGAGGTCGCGTTCCCCGCGGACTCGATCTTCCGCATCGACCACTACCTCGGCAAGGAGACCGTCCAGAACATCCTGGCGCTGCGCTTCGCCAACGAGCTGTACGAGCCGATCTGGAACCGCAACTACGTCGACCACGTGCAGATCACCATGGCCGAGGACATCGGCGTGGGGGGACGTGCGGGGTACTACGACGGCATCGGCGCAGCGCGCGACGTGATCCAGAACCACCTGCTGCAGCTGCTCGCGCTCACCGCGATGGAGGAGCCGATCAGCCTCTCCGCCGAGCACCTGCGTGCCGAGAAGGAGAAGGTGCTCGCGGCCGTCCACGTGCCCGAGGACCTCTCCCTCGCCACCGCCCGCGGACAGTACGACGGCGGATGGCAGGGTGGCGAGAAGGTCACCGGCTTCCTGGCCGAGGAGGGCATGAACCCCGAGTCGACCACCGAGACGTACGCCGCGATCAAGCTCGAGATCGACACCCGTCGCTGGGCCGACGTGCCGTTCTACCTGCGCACCGGCAAGCGTCTCGGCCGCCGCGTCACCGAGATCGCCGTGGTGTTCAAGCGCGCCCCGCAGCACCTGTTCGGTCGCGGCAACGCCTCAGAGCTGGGGCAGAACGCGCTGGTGATCCGTGTGCAGCCCGATGAGGGCGTGACGATCCGCTTCGGCTCGAAAGTACCAGGCAGCGGCTCGAACGTGCGCGACGTCACGATGGACTTCGGCTACGGTCACGCGTTCACCGAGGCCAGCCCCGAGGCGTACGAACGTCTCATCCTCGACGTCCTGCTGGGCGATCCGCCGCTGTTCCCGCGGCACGAGGAGGTCGAGCTCTCCTGGAAGATCCTCGACCCGGTGGAAGAGTACTGGGCAGCCGAGGGCGGCCCGGTGGAGCAGTACGCACCCGGCTCGTGGGGACCGGCCTCGGCCGACGCCCTGTTGGCCCGCGACGGACGAGTCTGGAGACGACCGTGA